A genomic window from Populus nigra chromosome 7, ddPopNigr1.1, whole genome shotgun sequence includes:
- the LOC133698423 gene encoding gibberellin 2-beta-dioxygenase 8 — protein sequence MDVDPPFQQTYKTLLEKTTEGATDHKDVVDIIEECELPLIDLGRLNLKNLEKEKCKSEIARASQEWGFFQVVNHGISREILDKMRSEQVKVFKQPFNEKSKEEKFLNFSRGTYRWGTPTATCLKQLSWSEAFHIPMSEIQVSNGFSTALSSTMEQFATTVANLAHKLAEILAEKFGCKSDFIKQNCLSSTCYLRMNRYPPCPIPSEVFGLMPHTDSDFLTILHQDEVGGLQLVKDGKWFAVKPNPEALIINIGDLFQAWSNDVYKSVEHRVVTNPRVERFSTAYFFCPSYDTVIQSCYEPSVYRKFSFKEYRQQVQEDVQKLGHKIGLPRFLV from the exons ATGGACGTTGACCCACCTTTCCAACAGACCTACAAGACCCTCTTGGAAAAAACCACAGAAGGGGCAACCGATCATAAAGATGTTGTGGATATCATTGAGGAATGCGAGCTTCCATTGATCGATCTTGGCCGTCTGAATCTTAAGAACTTGGAGAAAGAAAAGTGCAAGTCGGAGATTGCTAGGGCATCACAGGAGTGGGGGTTCTTTCAAGTTGTAAATCATGGGATTTCGCGTGAGATTTTGGACAAAATGAGAAGTGAACAAGTTAAGGTTTTTAAACAACCTTTTAATGAAAAGAGCAAAGAAGAAAAGTTTCTGAATTTCTCTAGGGGGACTTATCGATGGGGGACACCTACAGCTACTTGCCTTAAGCAGTTGTCATGGTCCGAAGCTTTTCATATTCCTATGAGTGAGATACAGGTTTCCAATGGTTTCAGTACTGCTCTCAG CTCGACAATGGAACAATTTGCTACAACAGTTGCCAATCTAGCACATAAATTAGCTGAGATTTTGGCTGAGAAATTCGGCTGCAAATCTGATTTCATTAAACAAAATTGTCTGTCAAGCACTTGTTATCTACGAATGAACCGATATCCACCATGTCCAATCCCTTCAGAGGTATTCGGACTCATGCCACACACTGATAGCGACTTTCTCACCATTTTGCACCAAGATGAAGTTGGAGGATTGCAGTTAGTGAAAGATGGGAAATGGTTTGCTGTCAAGCCAAACCCAGAGGCACTGATAATCAATATCGGAGACTTGTTTCAG GCTTGGAGCAACGATGTTTATAAGAGTGTCGAACACCGTGTAGTCACAAATCCACGAGTTGAAAGATTCTCAACAGCATATTTCTTCTGTCCTTCCTATGATACGGTGATACAAAGTTGCTATGAGCCTTCAGTTTATAGGAAATTTAGCTTCAAAGAATATAGACAACAAGTGCAAGAGGATGTTCAAAAATTAGGTCACAAGATAGGGCTCCCTAGGTTTCTTGTATAA
- the LOC133699317 gene encoding uncharacterized protein LOC133699317 isoform X1 — MEMAYNPKVTMDSSGGDGGLLLEETMEAQKLTVLDRVDGFQYTKEKSDSFVIDMESFSHGINKDINTNQRITLQRNLSRKGSPRGGGGGGEKKIHSNLSHLCDKEAIVASASPRGPSTPEKAAVVTVGTPDHSSSPQVHHQITITTGSINGTPEGRCIRRSSFKRASPSWVLDPKRVLFFFATLSSMGTMLLIYLTLSIRKLKTD, encoded by the exons ATGGAAATGGCGTATAATCCAAAGGTG ACTATGGATTCGTCTGGTGGAGATGGTGGATTGCTCTTAGAAGAAACCATGGAAGCACAAAAACTCACTGTTTTGGATCGTGTAGATGGATTTCAATACACAAAGGAGAAATCAGATAGCTTTGTTATTGACATGGAAAGTTTCTCTCATGGCATCAATAAAGATATCAATACAAATCAAAGAATCACA TTGCAGAGGAACCTTTCAAGAAAAGGGTCACCACGGGGCGGTGGTGGCGGCGGCGAGAAGAAGATTCATTCTAATCTCTCTCATCTTTGTGATAAAGAGGCTATTGTTGCTTCAGCTTCGCCCAGAG GGCCTAGCACGCCTGAAAAGGCTGCGGTGGTAACGGTGGGGACCCCAGATCATTCCAGTAGCCCACAAGTTCATCATCAAATCACTATCACGACCGGCAGCATCAATGGCACCCCAGAAGGCAGATGCATTAGGAGAAGCAGTTTCAAGCGCGCATCACCTTCCTGGGTCCTTGATCCCAAAAGggttcttttcttctttgccaCACT GTCGAGTATGGGAACAATGTTGCTGATATACCTCACTCTTTcaataaggaagctcaaaaCAGATTGA
- the LOC133699316 gene encoding probable pyruvate, phosphate dikinase regulatory protein, chloroplastic, whose product MISSATLGLSSHRLPPPPPRSSTPELNPKSLSEPQARKQKGSPQLNRWSRARSIRSGRKLDRLHQRTTQRLELNPQVQNPKQSEKGEVSSLTGSDGYDDVEATFGKAIFMVSDGTGWTAEHSVNASLGQFEHCLVDRGCPVNTHLFSGIDDVERLMEIIKQAAKEGALVVYTLADPSLAEHAKQVCKLWGIPATDILGPITEAIASHLGVLPSGLPRGAPGRNFPLSEDYFRRIEAIEFTIKQDDGALPQNLHKADVVLAGVSRTGKTPLSIYLAQKGYKVANVPIVKGVKLPKSLFEVDPEKVFGLTINPVVLQTIRRARAKSLGFSEEVRSNYSEMDHVREELEFARRTFAQNPVWPVIEVTGKAIEETAAVILRLYHDRKHKCSMPRISKLY is encoded by the exons atgATTTCTTCTGCCACGTTGGGTCTCTCGAGCCACCGTctaccacctccaccaccacgcTCTTCCACTCCCGAGCTTAACCCCAAATCTCTCTCCGAACCTCAGGCTCGGAAACAAAAAGGCAGCCCTCAACTAAACCGGTGGTCGAGAGCTCGGTCCATTCGGTCTGGTAGAAAACTAGACCGGCTGCATCAGCGAACCACGCAGCGTCTGGAGCTGAACCCACAAGTTCAAAACCCAAAACAGAGTGAAAAAGGAGAGGTTAGTTCTTTAACGGGGAGTGACGGATATGATGACGTGGAGGCTACTTTTGGGAAGGCTATTTTCATGGTTTCCGACGGAACTGGATGGACTGCTGAACATTCCGTTAATGCTTCGTTGGGTCAGTTCGAGCATTGCTTGGTTGATCGTGGGTGTCCTGTAAATACTCATCTGTTTTCAGGG ATTGATGATGTGGAGAGGTTAATGGAGATAATAAAACAAGCAGCAAAAGAAGGTGCATTGGTGGTCTACACATTAGCTGATCCTTCATTGGCTGAACATGCTAAACAAGTCTGTAAGTTATGGGGCATCCCAGCTACAGATATACTAGGCCCTATAACAGAAGCTATTGCTTCACATCTTGGTGTCTTGCCTTCTGGTCTTCCTCGTGGAGCTCCTGGTAGGAATTTTCCTCTTTCAGAGGATTATTTTCGACGAATAGAAGCCATTGAATTCACTATCAAACAAGATGATGGGGCATTACCTCAGAACTTGCACAAGGCTGACGTTGTTCTTGCTGGAGTTTCTCGGACCGGGAAGACACCGTTGTCGATTTATTTGGCACAGAAAGGATATAAAGTAGCAAATGTGCCTATTGTAAAGGGTGTAAAATTGCCAAAAAGCCTTTTTGAAGTCGACCCAGAAAAGGTTTTTGGTTTGACTATCAATCCTGTAGTGTTACAAACGATAAGGAGAGCAAGGGCGAAGAGTCTGGGTTTCAGTGAAGAAGTGAGGAGTAACTACTCTGAGATGGATCATGTCAGAGAGGAGTTGGAATTTGCTCGCAGGACCTTTGCACAGAATCCTGTTTGGCCAGTAATTG AAGTGACAGGAAAAGCAATTGAAGAAACCGCAGCAGTAATATTAAGGCTATACCATGATCGGAAACACAAATGTTCAATGCCACGAATCTCAAAACTCTACTaa
- the LOC133699317 gene encoding uncharacterized protein LOC133699317 isoform X3 has product MEMAYNPKVTMDSSGGDGGLLLEETMEAQKLTVLDRVDGFQYTKEKSDSFVIDMESFSHGINKDINTNQRITRNLSRKGSPRGGGGGGEKKIHSNLSHLCDKEAIVASASPRGPSTPEKAAVVTVGTPDHSSSPQVHHQITITTGSINGTPEGRCIRRSSFKRASPSWVLDPKRVLFFFATLSSMGTMLLIYLTLSIRKLKTD; this is encoded by the exons ATGGAAATGGCGTATAATCCAAAGGTG ACTATGGATTCGTCTGGTGGAGATGGTGGATTGCTCTTAGAAGAAACCATGGAAGCACAAAAACTCACTGTTTTGGATCGTGTAGATGGATTTCAATACACAAAGGAGAAATCAGATAGCTTTGTTATTGACATGGAAAGTTTCTCTCATGGCATCAATAAAGATATCAATACAAATCAAAGAATCACA AGGAACCTTTCAAGAAAAGGGTCACCACGGGGCGGTGGTGGCGGCGGCGAGAAGAAGATTCATTCTAATCTCTCTCATCTTTGTGATAAAGAGGCTATTGTTGCTTCAGCTTCGCCCAGAG GGCCTAGCACGCCTGAAAAGGCTGCGGTGGTAACGGTGGGGACCCCAGATCATTCCAGTAGCCCACAAGTTCATCATCAAATCACTATCACGACCGGCAGCATCAATGGCACCCCAGAAGGCAGATGCATTAGGAGAAGCAGTTTCAAGCGCGCATCACCTTCCTGGGTCCTTGATCCCAAAAGggttcttttcttctttgccaCACT GTCGAGTATGGGAACAATGTTGCTGATATACCTCACTCTTTcaataaggaagctcaaaaCAGATTGA
- the LOC133699317 gene encoding uncharacterized protein LOC133699317 isoform X4 — MDSSGGDGGLLLEETMEAQKLTVLDRVDGFQYTKEKSDSFVIDMESFSHGINKDINTNQRITLQRNLSRKGSPRGGGGGGEKKIHSNLSHLCDKEAIVASASPRGPSTPEKAAVVTVGTPDHSSSPQVHHQITITTGSINGTPEGRCIRRSSFKRASPSWVLDPKRVLFFFATLSSMGTMLLIYLTLSIRKLKTD, encoded by the exons ATGGATTCGTCTGGTGGAGATGGTGGATTGCTCTTAGAAGAAACCATGGAAGCACAAAAACTCACTGTTTTGGATCGTGTAGATGGATTTCAATACACAAAGGAGAAATCAGATAGCTTTGTTATTGACATGGAAAGTTTCTCTCATGGCATCAATAAAGATATCAATACAAATCAAAGAATCACA TTGCAGAGGAACCTTTCAAGAAAAGGGTCACCACGGGGCGGTGGTGGCGGCGGCGAGAAGAAGATTCATTCTAATCTCTCTCATCTTTGTGATAAAGAGGCTATTGTTGCTTCAGCTTCGCCCAGAG GGCCTAGCACGCCTGAAAAGGCTGCGGTGGTAACGGTGGGGACCCCAGATCATTCCAGTAGCCCACAAGTTCATCATCAAATCACTATCACGACCGGCAGCATCAATGGCACCCCAGAAGGCAGATGCATTAGGAGAAGCAGTTTCAAGCGCGCATCACCTTCCTGGGTCCTTGATCCCAAAAGggttcttttcttctttgccaCACT GTCGAGTATGGGAACAATGTTGCTGATATACCTCACTCTTTcaataaggaagctcaaaaCAGATTGA
- the LOC133699317 gene encoding uncharacterized protein LOC133699317 isoform X2: MEMAYNPKTMDSSGGDGGLLLEETMEAQKLTVLDRVDGFQYTKEKSDSFVIDMESFSHGINKDINTNQRITLQRNLSRKGSPRGGGGGGEKKIHSNLSHLCDKEAIVASASPRGPSTPEKAAVVTVGTPDHSSSPQVHHQITITTGSINGTPEGRCIRRSSFKRASPSWVLDPKRVLFFFATLSSMGTMLLIYLTLSIRKLKTD; the protein is encoded by the exons ATGGAAATGGCGTATAATCCAAAG ACTATGGATTCGTCTGGTGGAGATGGTGGATTGCTCTTAGAAGAAACCATGGAAGCACAAAAACTCACTGTTTTGGATCGTGTAGATGGATTTCAATACACAAAGGAGAAATCAGATAGCTTTGTTATTGACATGGAAAGTTTCTCTCATGGCATCAATAAAGATATCAATACAAATCAAAGAATCACA TTGCAGAGGAACCTTTCAAGAAAAGGGTCACCACGGGGCGGTGGTGGCGGCGGCGAGAAGAAGATTCATTCTAATCTCTCTCATCTTTGTGATAAAGAGGCTATTGTTGCTTCAGCTTCGCCCAGAG GGCCTAGCACGCCTGAAAAGGCTGCGGTGGTAACGGTGGGGACCCCAGATCATTCCAGTAGCCCACAAGTTCATCATCAAATCACTATCACGACCGGCAGCATCAATGGCACCCCAGAAGGCAGATGCATTAGGAGAAGCAGTTTCAAGCGCGCATCACCTTCCTGGGTCCTTGATCCCAAAAGggttcttttcttctttgccaCACT GTCGAGTATGGGAACAATGTTGCTGATATACCTCACTCTTTcaataaggaagctcaaaaCAGATTGA